Proteins encoded within one genomic window of Camelina sativa cultivar DH55 chromosome 19, Cs, whole genome shotgun sequence:
- the LOC104766323 gene encoding uncharacterized protein LOC104766323, with protein MKAFYVFVVSLLLTLNYRGEANGSVFFIDGSNNQYLRPRSSNEALPMSPFEISAAVSALLGFAPSATLTADGSSKLNKILKPNPFERPQAAFVLEIAGADDALVGTNPSHSFLGNAIRSNIKSDSYKNDIELSDSEVVVVSVNEPSSDVTDEDINDFASWLGGSYVAGSTEPLSGLLSISLAGGASVEFNLQKEAERKFVLNLLGLYQNIRRAVSVHDDLSHGIERTAELTVGRFGGIDALAQEYGQGMAKQGMSVLLATLSKLFELLETSHKGQIVGVIVLDERVNQVSENLLSIGSSRSSARSMAEVEGIPRPAIIAQVLLVRLTLAWLTGIILLIATILGVYFLMYMPLTKDTLLYSNVKLD; from the exons ATGAAAGCTTTTTACGTATTcgtcgtctctcttcttctcacctTGAATTATAGG GGAGAAGCCAATGGTTCTGTTTTCTTCATTGATggatccaataaccaatatcttCGTCCACGATCGTCCAACGAG GCGCTTCCTATGTCGCCCTTTGAAATATCTGCAGCAGTGTCTGCTTTGTTAGGTTTTGCACCTTCAGCAACTTTGACTGCTGATGGCTCATCCAAG CTAAACAAGATTCTAAAACCTAATCCATTTGAGAGGCCTCAGGCTGCTTTTGTGCTAGAAATCGCTGGAGCTGATG ATGCGCTTGTGGGAACCAACCCTAGTCATTCTTTCTTGGGCAATGCCATAAGGAGCAATATAAAGTCTGACTCATACAAAAATGATATTGAACTCTCAG ACAGTGAAGTGGTTGTTGTGTCTGTCAATGAACCTTCATCTGATGTGACTGACGAGGACATTAATGATTTT GCATCTTGGTTGGGTGGATCATATGTTGCTGGCTCTACTGAACCATTGTCTGGATTGTTGAGTATCTCTCTGGCTGGGGGTGCTAGTGTCGAGTTCAATTTACAAAAG GAAGCAGAGAGGAAATTTGTATTGAACCTTTTGGGTCTATATCAGAATATCAGACGGGCTGTCAGCGTTCATGATGATTTATCTCATGGTATTGAGAGAACTGCTGAATTAACAGTTGGACGCTTTGGTGGTATCGAT GCTTTAGCACAGGAGTATGGACAAGGTATGGCTAAGCAAGGGATGAGTGTCTTGCTTGCCACCCTATCAAAGCTATTTGAACTGTTGGAGACATCTCATAAAG GCCAAATTGTTGGGGTGATCGTCCTTGATGAGAGAGTAAATCAAGTTTCAGAAAATCTTCTGAGCATTGGGTCTTCTCGTTCATCTGCACGCTCAATGGCGGAAGTAGAGGGAATCCCACGTCCAGCCATTATCGCTCAAGTTTTACTTGTTAGGCTGACTCTTGCATGGTTGACCGGAATAATTCTTCTCATTGCAACTATCCTTGGG GTGTACTTCCTTATGTACATGCCTTTGACGAAGGATACACTGTTATATTCAAACGTGAAACTTGATTAA
- the LOC104766321 gene encoding non-lysosomal glucosylceramidase isoform X1 translates to MMSNQFSIFISRDGGHKKFASVLAPGQHGSLGKSRDKGISSWGWNLNGQHSTYHALFPRAWTIYDGEPDPELKISCRQISPFIPNNYRDSSLPAAVFVYTLVNTGKERAKVSLLFTWANSMGGTSHMSGGHVNEPFIGEDGVSGVLLHHKTGKGNPPVTFAIAASETQNVNVTVLPCFGLSEDSSFTAKDMWDTMEKDGKFDQENFNSGPSTPSLAGDTICAAVSASAWVEAHGKCTVSFALSWSSPKVKFSKGSTYDRRYTKFYGTSPRAALDLVHNALTNYKRWEEDIEAWQNSILRDERLPEWYKFTLFNELYFLVAGGTVWIDSASLDSNGKSQHQQSSLANSDGKANGLDINDQHNNLGNGNSVGIKSNDEVSVIHNRNGLFVDTRHVDDGDDVGRFLYLEGVEYVMWCTYDVHFYASYALLMLFPKIELNIQRDFAKAVLSEDGRKVKFLAEGNVGIRKVRGAVPHDLGMHDPWNEMNAYNIHDTSRWKDLNPKFVLQVYRDFAATGDYQFGIDVWPAVRAAMEYMEQFDRDNDDLIENDGFPDQTYDTWTVHGVSAYCGCLWLAALQAAAAMALQIGDKFFAELCKNKFLNAKAALEKKLWNGSYFNYDSGTSSNSKSIQTDQLAGQWYAASSGLPPLFEESKIRSTMQKIFDFNVMKTKGGKMGAVNGMHPDGKVDETCMQSREIWTGVTYAAAATMILSGMEEQGFTTAEGIFTAGWSEEGFGYWFQTPEGWTMDGHYRSLIYMRPLAIWGMQWALSLPKAILDAPQINMMDRVHLSPRSRRFSHNVKVVKHKAKCFGNSALSCSC, encoded by the exons ATGATGTCCAATCAGTTCTCA ATTTTTATTTCTCGAGATGGTGGACACAAAAAGTTTGCCTCAGTTTTGGCTCCAGGCCAGCATGGAAGTTTAGG GAAATCACGTGATAAAGGTATTTCTTCATGGGGCTGGAATCTGAATGGCCAGCATTCAACTTATCATGCTCTATTTCCTCGGGCTTGGACTATATATGATG GTGAGCCTGATCCAGAGTTGAAGATCTCATGCCGGCAAATATCGCCCTTCATACCAAATAATTATCGAGATAGTAGTCTTCCAGCAGCAGTTTTTGTATATACA ttagtGAACACTGGAAAGGAAAGGGCAAAAGTCAGCCTCCTTTTCACTTGGGCG AATTCAATGGGTGGGACTTCACATATGTCAGGGGGTCATGTGAATGAGCCATTCAT aggCGAAGATGGGGTCTCCGGTGTCCTCTTACATCACAA GACAGGCAAAGGAAATCCTCCGGTTACATTTGCGATTGCTGCTTCTGAGACGCAGAATGTTAATGTAACTGTTTTACCATGCTTTGGATTGTCTGAAGATAGTTCTTTTACAGCGAAAGATATGTGGGATACAATGGAAAAG GATGGAAAATTTGATCAAGAAAACTTCAATAGCGGGCCAAGCACACCTTCGTTAGCTGGAGACACTATTTGTGCAGCAGTCTCAGCTTCGGCATGGGTAGAAGCTCATGGCAAGTGCACTGTGTCTTTTGCTCTTTCATGGTCGTCACCGAAAGTGAAATTTTCAAAGGGAAGCACATATGACAG GAGATACACTAAATTTTATGGAACCTCTCCAAGAGCAGCACTGGACCTTGTGCATAATGCACTGACAA ATTATAAGAGGTGGGAGGAAGATATTGAGGCATGGCAAAATTCCATTCTCAGAGATGAAAGGCTCCCTGAGTG GTACAAGTTCACTCTGTTTAATGAGCTTTACTTTTTGGTTGCTGGTGGTACAGTTTGGATAG ATTCTGCTTCACTCGATTCCAATGGGAAGAGTCAGCATCAACAATCGAGTTTAGCAAATTCAGATGGTAAGGCGAATGGACTTGACATTAATGATCAACATAACAACCTTGGTAACGGCAACAGCGTTGGAATAAAAAGCAATGATGAAGTATCAGTTATTCATAACCGGAATGGTTTATTTGTCGACACTCGGCATGTAGATGATGGCGATGATGTTGGCCGGTTTCTGTATTTGGAAGGTGTGGAGTATGTGATGTGGTGTACATATGATGTGCACTTTTATGCATCATATGCGCTCCTTATGCTATTCCCAAAGATAGAATTGAACATCCAGCGAGATTTTGCGAAAGCTGTGTTGTCTGAAGATGGGAGGAAGGTTAAGTTCCTGGCAGAAGGAAATGTGGGAATTCGCAAGGTCAGAGGTGCGGTTCCTCACGATCTGGGGATGCATGATCCGTGGAACGAGATGAATGCCTACAACATACATGACACAAGCAGGTGGAAAGATCTTAACCCAAAGTTTGTGCTTCAGGTGTATAGAGATTTTGCAGCCACAGGGGATTACCAATTTGGAATAGACGTTTGGCCCGCAGTTCGTGCTGCTATGGAGTACATGGAACAGTTTGATAGAGACAATGACGATCTAATAGAGAATGATGGTTTCCCAGACCAGACATATGATACATGGACTGTTCATGGCGTGAGTGCCTACTGCGGTTGCCTATGGCTTGCTGCTCTTCAAGCTGCGGCAGCGATGGCTCTCCAAATCGGTGACAAATTCTTTGCAGAGTTGTGTAAGAATAAATTTTTGAATGCAAAGGCAGCACTGGAAAAGAAACTCTGGAATGGATCATACTTCAATTACGACAGTGGGACAAGCAGCAACAGCAAATCTATACAGACTGATCAGCTGGCAGGTCAATGGTATGCCGCATCTTCAGGTCTGCCTCCATTATTCGAGGAATCCAAAATCAGAAGCACTATGCAaaagatatttgattttaatgtgATGAAGACCAAAGGAGGCAAAATGGGTGCTGTAAATGGGATGCATCCTGATGGGAAAGTGGATGAGACGTGCATGCAGTCACGTGAGATTTGGACAGGTGTTACTTACGCAGCTGCAGCTACTATGATCCTCTCTGGAATGGAAGAACAAGGATTCACCACTGCTGAGGGAATTTTCACAGCTGGCTGGTCAGAAGAAGGTTTTGG GTATTGGTTCCAGACACCGGAAGGTTGGACAATGGATGGGCACTACCGGTCATTGATATATATGAGACCGCTCGCTATATGGGGAATGCAATGGGCATTATCGCTGCCAAAGGCAATCCTCGACGCTCCTCAGATAAACATGATGGACAGAGTTCACTTGTCACCTAGAAGCCGAAGATTCTCTCACAACGTCAAAGTTGTAAAACACAAGGCAAAGTGTTTCGGCAATTCAGCGTTAAGCTGTTCCtgctaa
- the LOC104766322 gene encoding glutathione reductase, cytosolic — MARKMLVDGEVDKATAEEAIYDFDLFVIGAGSGGVRAARFSANQGAKVGICELPFHPISSEEIGGVGGTCVIRGCVPKKILVYGATYGGELEDAKNYGWEINENVDFTWKKLLQKKTDEILRLNNIYKRLLANAAVKLYEGEGRIVGPNDVEVRQIDGTKISYTAKHILIATGSRAQKPNIPGHELAITSDEALSLEEFPKRVVVLGGGYIAVEFASIWRGMGATVDLFFRKELPLRGFDDEMRALVARNLEGRGINLHPQTSLTQLIKTDDGIKVISSHGEEFVADVVLFATGRNPNTKRLNLEAVGVELDQAGAVKVDEYSRTNIPSIWAVGDATNRINLTPVALMEASCFANTVFGGKPTKADYSNVACAVFCIPPLAVVGLSEEEAVEQATGDILVFTSGFNPMKNTISGRQEKTLMKLIVDEKTDKVIGASMCGPDAAEIMQGIAIALKCGATKAQFDSTVGIHPSSAEEFVTMRSVTRRIAYKAKPKTSL; from the exons ATGGCGAGGAAGATGCTTGTTGATGGAGAGGTTGATAAGGCGACGGCTGAGGAAGCAATCTATGATTTCGATTTGTTTGTAATCGGTGCCGGGAGTGGTGGTGTTCGTGCGGCTAGGTTTTCGGCTAATCAAGGCGCTAAG GTGGGTATTTGTGAGCTTCCATTTCACCCTATTAGTTCAGAGGAGATTGGAGGAGTTGGTGGAAC CTGTGTTATCCGTGGTTGTGTTCCCAAAAAGATTCTGGTATATGGGGCAACTTACGGTGGTGAACTTGAG GATGCTAAAAACTACGGGTGGGAAATAAATGAGAATGTTGACTTCACATGGAAGAAGCTTTTGCAAAAGAAG ACTGATGAGATCCTAAGACTGAATAATATTTACAAGCGGCTATTGGCAAATGCTGCAGTGAAATTGTATGAAGGTGAAGGCAGAATAGTCGGTCCCAATGATGTGGAGGTGAGACAAATAGATGGCACGAAAATAAGCTATACCGCAAAGCACATATTGATTGCCACTGGCAGTCGGGCACAAAAGCCTAATATTCCTGGACAT GAGCTGGCTATTACATCAGATGAAGCTTTAAGCTTGGAAGAATTTCCTAAGCGTGTTGTTGTGCTTGGAGGAGG gTACATTGCTGTGGAGTTTGCATCAATATGGCGTGGAATGGGAGCTACAGTAGATTTATTCTTCAGGAAGGAACTTCCATTAAG GGGTTTTGATGACGAAATGAGGGCACTAGTTGCTAGAAATCTTGAAGGAAGGGGCATTAATCTGCATCCGCAAACAAGTTTGACTCAG TTGATAAAAACAGATGATGGGATCAAAGTCATATCGTCTCATGGAGAAGAATTTGTGGCAGATGTCGTACTTTTTGCTACtg GCAGGAATCCTAATACCAAGAGATTAAATTTAGAAGCTGTTGGTGTTGAACTTGATCAGGCTGGAGCTGTGAAG GTTGATGAGTACTCACGCACTAACATACCAAGCATATGGGCTGTGGGAGATGCCACAAACCGAATTAACCTTACACCTGTAGCGTTAATGGAGGCCAGCTGCTTTGCG AACACTGTTTTTGGTGGGAAGCCTACTAAAGCAGACTACAGCAACGTTGCCTGTGCTGTATTTTG CATACCACCACTAGCTGTGGTGGGTCTCAGCGAAGAAGAAGCAGTGGAACAAGCAACCGGTGATATTCTGGTTTTCACCTCAGGCTTTAATCCCATGAAGAACACCATCTCTGG ACGGCAGGAAAAGACATTGATGAAACTAATAGTTGATGAGAAGACTGATAAGGTTATTGGAGCATCCATGTGCGGTCCTGATGCAGCTGAAATCATGCAG GGGATTGCAATTGCGCTTAAGTGTGGAGCAACTAAAGCACAATTCGACAGCACG GTTGGGATACATCCATCTTCTGCAGAGGAATTTGTGACAATGCGCAGTGTGACCAGACGCATTGCCTACAAAGCCAAACCTAAGACGAGTTTATGA
- the LOC104766324 gene encoding uncharacterized protein LOC104766324: MPRPGPRPYECVKRAWHSDRHQPIRGSIIRQIFRLAMEAHSAATRKNKEWQEKLPVVVLKAEEIMYSKANSEEEYTDADTMWNRVNDAIDTIIRRDESTETGPLLPPCVEAALNLGCIAVRASRSQRHSNIRTYLGPKIQEPVSASPNEPPYHHDYHHQQAQKPSTKPIHTAQAAAIPVDVHDDNSNKRVAAPRGYPFLHESMQMHQKPLAIRQGNSTAPAPTTAPAPVNLGSVYPLYYGGNHQTQQVDMSIRVPETPIIIGMPIGIKPPEEATERMCDLSLRLGISSEPSTRIDVGSSRAYPRRNQEELCLFSEVKKNDRFDWFSNCEGQNSDSRVKKHKTLCGDFH; encoded by the exons ATGCCGAGGCCAGGACCAAGACCTTACGAGTGTGTGAAACGAGCTTGGCATAGTGATCGTCATCAACCTATTCGTGGTTCCATTATCCGTCAGATTTTCAG gctTGCCATGGAAGCACACAGTGCGGCCACAAGGAAGAACAAGGAGTGGCAGGAGAAGCTCCCTGTGGTTGTGTTAAAAGCTGAGGAGATCATGTACTCTAAAGCCAATTCCGAG GAAGAGTATACAGATGCTGATACTATGTGGAATAGAGTAAATGATGCCATTGATACTATTATTAGAAGAGATGAGAGCACTGAAACTGGTCCTCTTTTGCCTCCTTGTGTTGAag CTGCTCTTAACCTGGGATGCATTGCTGTAAGAGCTTCAAGAAGCCAACGACATAGTAACATAAGGACTTACCTCGGTCCAAAAATCCAGGAACCGGTTTCTGCATCGCCTAACGAGCCGCCATACCATCATGACTATCATCATCAGCAAGCTCAGAAACCATCCACTAAACCAATTCATACCGCTCAAGCTGCTGCGATCCCAGTGGATGTACATGATGATAACAGCAACAAGCGTGTAGCTGCACCTCGCGGTTACCCGTTTCTACATGAATCCATGCAGATGCATCAAAAGCCATTGGCAATAAGACAAGGTAATAGCACTGCTCCTGCTCCTACTACTGCTCCTGCTCCAGTCAATTTGGGTTCGGTCTATCCTTTGTATTATGGAGGTAATCATCAGACTCAGCAAGTGGACATGTCTATTAGAGTCCCTGAGACGCCCATAATCATTGGCATGCCTATTGGTATAAAACCCCCAGAAGAAGCAACAGAGAGGATGTGTGATTTGTCCTTGAGGCTTGGTATATCTTCAGAACCCTCTACAAGAATAGATGTCGGGTCTAGTCGGGCTTACCCGAGAAGAAACCAAGAAGAGTTATGTTTATTCTCTGAGGTAAAGAAGAATGATAGGTTTGATTGGTTTTCAAATTGTGAAGGTCAGAATTCAGATTCTCGAGTTAAAAAGCACAAAACATTGTGTGGAGACTTCCACTAG
- the LOC104766321 gene encoding non-lysosomal glucosylceramidase isoform X2 yields the protein MVGATLFHRRKHSWPAEEFISKSTLQLLDLDSAAPPPHAWRRRLNCHANILKEFTITFREAIKMVRLGIRLWSYVREEASHGRKAPIDPFTKENCKPSASQGVPLGGMGSGSISRGFRGEFKQWQITPGTCDPSPMMSNQFSIFISRDGGHKKFASVLAPGQHGSLGKSRDKGISSWGWNLNGQHSTYHALFPRAWTIYDGEPDPELKISCRQISPFIPNNYRDSSLPAAVFVYTLVNTGKERAKVSLLFTWANSMGGTSHMSGGHVNEPFIGEDGVSGVLLHHKTGKGNPPVTFAIAASETQNVNVTVLPCFGLSEDSSFTAKDMWDTMEKDGKFDQENFNSGPSTPSLAGDTICAAVSASAWVEAHGKCTVSFALSWSSPKVKFSKGSTYDRRYTKFYGTSPRAALDLVHNALTNYKRWEEDIEAWQNSILRDERLPEWYKFTLFNELYFLVAGGTVWIDSASLDSNGKSQHQQSSLANSDGKANGLDINDQHNNLGNGNSVGIKSNDEVSVIHNRNGLFVDTRHVDDGDDVGRFLYLEGVEYVMWCTYDVHFYASYALLMLFPKIELNIQRDFAKAVLSEDGRKVKFLAEGNVGIRKVRGAVPHDLGMHDPWNEMNAYNIHDTSRWKDLNPKFVLQVYRDFAATGDYQFGIDVWPAVRAAMEYMEQFDRDNDDLIENDGFPDQTYDTWTVHGVSAYCGCLWLAALQAAAAMALQIGDKFFAELCKNKFLNAKAALEKKLWNGSYFNYDSGTSSNSKSIQTDQLAGQWYAASSGLPPLFEESKIRSTMQKIFDFNVMKTKGGKMGAVNGMHPDGKVDETCMQSREIWTGVTYAAAATMILSGMEEQGFTTAEGIFTAGWSEEGFGYWFQTPEGWTMDGHYRSLIYMRPLAIWGMQWALSLPKAILDAPQINMMDRVHLSPRSRRFSHNVKVVKHKAKCFGNSALSCSC from the exons ATGGTGGGGGCAACTTTGTTTCACCGTAGGAAGCATTCATGGCCGGCTGAGGAGTTCATCAGCAAAAGTACCTTGCAATTA CTTGATCTTGATAGTGCTGCTCCGCCACCACACGCATGGAGGAGGAGGTTAAACTGTCATGCCAATATCTTAAAAGAGTTCACTATTACGTTTAGGGAAGCCATTAAAATG GTACGTTTGGGGATACGATTATGGTCTTATGTCAGGGAAGAGGCCTCTCATGGAAGG AAAGCACCTATTGATCCTTTCACTAAAGAGAACTGCAAACCATCTGCATCCCAAGGTGTTCCACTTGGAGGAATGGG AAGTGGAAGCATATCTAGGGGATTCAGGGGTGAATTTAAGCAGTGGCAAATTACACCTGGAACTTGTGATCCTTCACCTATGATGTCCAATCAGTTCTCA ATTTTTATTTCTCGAGATGGTGGACACAAAAAGTTTGCCTCAGTTTTGGCTCCAGGCCAGCATGGAAGTTTAGG GAAATCACGTGATAAAGGTATTTCTTCATGGGGCTGGAATCTGAATGGCCAGCATTCAACTTATCATGCTCTATTTCCTCGGGCTTGGACTATATATGATG GTGAGCCTGATCCAGAGTTGAAGATCTCATGCCGGCAAATATCGCCCTTCATACCAAATAATTATCGAGATAGTAGTCTTCCAGCAGCAGTTTTTGTATATACA ttagtGAACACTGGAAAGGAAAGGGCAAAAGTCAGCCTCCTTTTCACTTGGGCG AATTCAATGGGTGGGACTTCACATATGTCAGGGGGTCATGTGAATGAGCCATTCAT aggCGAAGATGGGGTCTCCGGTGTCCTCTTACATCACAA GACAGGCAAAGGAAATCCTCCGGTTACATTTGCGATTGCTGCTTCTGAGACGCAGAATGTTAATGTAACTGTTTTACCATGCTTTGGATTGTCTGAAGATAGTTCTTTTACAGCGAAAGATATGTGGGATACAATGGAAAAG GATGGAAAATTTGATCAAGAAAACTTCAATAGCGGGCCAAGCACACCTTCGTTAGCTGGAGACACTATTTGTGCAGCAGTCTCAGCTTCGGCATGGGTAGAAGCTCATGGCAAGTGCACTGTGTCTTTTGCTCTTTCATGGTCGTCACCGAAAGTGAAATTTTCAAAGGGAAGCACATATGACAG GAGATACACTAAATTTTATGGAACCTCTCCAAGAGCAGCACTGGACCTTGTGCATAATGCACTGACAA ATTATAAGAGGTGGGAGGAAGATATTGAGGCATGGCAAAATTCCATTCTCAGAGATGAAAGGCTCCCTGAGTG GTACAAGTTCACTCTGTTTAATGAGCTTTACTTTTTGGTTGCTGGTGGTACAGTTTGGATAG ATTCTGCTTCACTCGATTCCAATGGGAAGAGTCAGCATCAACAATCGAGTTTAGCAAATTCAGATGGTAAGGCGAATGGACTTGACATTAATGATCAACATAACAACCTTGGTAACGGCAACAGCGTTGGAATAAAAAGCAATGATGAAGTATCAGTTATTCATAACCGGAATGGTTTATTTGTCGACACTCGGCATGTAGATGATGGCGATGATGTTGGCCGGTTTCTGTATTTGGAAGGTGTGGAGTATGTGATGTGGTGTACATATGATGTGCACTTTTATGCATCATATGCGCTCCTTATGCTATTCCCAAAGATAGAATTGAACATCCAGCGAGATTTTGCGAAAGCTGTGTTGTCTGAAGATGGGAGGAAGGTTAAGTTCCTGGCAGAAGGAAATGTGGGAATTCGCAAGGTCAGAGGTGCGGTTCCTCACGATCTGGGGATGCATGATCCGTGGAACGAGATGAATGCCTACAACATACATGACACAAGCAGGTGGAAAGATCTTAACCCAAAGTTTGTGCTTCAGGTGTATAGAGATTTTGCAGCCACAGGGGATTACCAATTTGGAATAGACGTTTGGCCCGCAGTTCGTGCTGCTATGGAGTACATGGAACAGTTTGATAGAGACAATGACGATCTAATAGAGAATGATGGTTTCCCAGACCAGACATATGATACATGGACTGTTCATGGCGTGAGTGCCTACTGCGGTTGCCTATGGCTTGCTGCTCTTCAAGCTGCGGCAGCGATGGCTCTCCAAATCGGTGACAAATTCTTTGCAGAGTTGTGTAAGAATAAATTTTTGAATGCAAAGGCAGCACTGGAAAAGAAACTCTGGAATGGATCATACTTCAATTACGACAGTGGGACAAGCAGCAACAGCAAATCTATACAGACTGATCAGCTGGCAGGTCAATGGTATGCCGCATCTTCAGGTCTGCCTCCATTATTCGAGGAATCCAAAATCAGAAGCACTATGCAaaagatatttgattttaatgtgATGAAGACCAAAGGAGGCAAAATGGGTGCTGTAAATGGGATGCATCCTGATGGGAAAGTGGATGAGACGTGCATGCAGTCACGTGAGATTTGGACAGGTGTTACTTACGCAGCTGCAGCTACTATGATCCTCTCTGGAATGGAAGAACAAGGATTCACCACTGCTGAGGGAATTTTCACAGCTGGCTGGTCAGAAGAAGGTTTTGG GTATTGGTTCCAGACACCGGAAGGTTGGACAATGGATGGGCACTACCGGTCATTGATATATATGAGACCGCTCGCTATATGGGGAATGCAATGGGCATTATCGCTGCCAAAGGCAATCCTCGACGCTCCTCAGATAAACATGATGGACAGAGTTCACTTGTCACCTAGAAGCCGAAGATTCTCTCACAACGTCAAAGTTGTAAAACACAAGGCAAAGTGTTTCGGCAATTCAGCGTTAAGCTGTTCCtgctaa